The Branchiostoma floridae strain S238N-H82 chromosome 6, Bfl_VNyyK, whole genome shotgun sequence genomic interval gtggtttaaatgggcgcgttcataatgaagctgcgtgaaatttcagcagatttttcattctatgtcgagcacatttaccctatatcgtgggaaaaaattgccaatgtaaactatacgtaggaactttttttatagtaatTACAacctacgattagtcaatccccacaaaaggcacttttttcgctgctattgtacaaccgcaccactcagaacccacgactgtgtacctccgacctagcgcgcggctgcaaaactttacctgctaatttcttcagttacaaataagctttcaccaatctaacttttgagatcagttccgctggctaaaagggaatttctcaccgctaaaaacatgcgtccgtgcagccgttcatttttggctcggatctcttttagggtgtccactcgcggagtaatacatcaatgagaccttaaggccatgttgatttgattatatggatgacatcctctgggtactccaaaactgatgcgagcgagcgaataaaaaaaaagtttggccaaaaaaaaaaagttgcctccagtatgaaatcaaagtggccaggaaggttgaacatatgacttaacacacatagtacatggtataccaacagttaggtgtagggaccagtacattatacgggtgcaagacattttttttctccttggaccgatccgaaaaaaatcagaggaacaggtttcgccaatattacaaaatggacacactatgtcggcaggcatttagggtcttaccgggggccaagaagacaacaagtcaaactgtaccaagtttctacagtcaaaggtacagagacagttagccttaattacttggagatgggatttttaaataCCAGTGGGAGTCCTataatccaccaaacaaattcctttgtagcaaaattgaccaattaccattgttttgagtattgccagttctcaagtttccacagacaatcaggtccaggttcagatccggacctgaaaatgatcctctggacctgaacgagacctgaattttttgtactggtagtggtacctccccctaccaacagtagatttttttgtttctgtcctttcacatcttattctttgactttagatttattttggcattctatggcattagactatgattagttatctgttttctgatactatttttttttcaatctacggaatatttgtgctcattttacagctgctttgcacaatttattgtgtggtcgaaaacttttcttttttgttggaaacggccaaaaattggtgcgagcgcggatgtcatccatataatcaaattaacatggcctaattgaAAGCTGATCTGTATATGCGTTTATCAAGAGATGGCCACTTAGTATGGCGatgatttatataattatgtaactTACTCAATCGTTTACGGCTGTACCAGATCAAATCATCTCAGGAAACTCCAACAGTATAATATAATTCTGAAGACTCTActctagtggtgcgtacctaaactcaaatTCAGGTTCAgttccggattcaggtccagcagttgaGGTTCAGGTCCCGACTTAAAGTCCGGACtcgaacccatcattgcatatacaaacatgtattatgtgcactagaaagttgtcttttttgagggggagggggtatggtgcatataaaattgcatgttagcatgaattgaaatgcaatgtgaaaaatacatgtaaattatatACAACCAGTGtaaacatgaaatgttttttgtctttttccagtgcaaattccACTGTCTATGGAAGTTTTTAGATgctttagaacaaaaaaaaaaaaaaaagaatataactgacaggtagctttttgcaagtccggacttggctccggacatttaggttttttttggacttggacatTTTTAGGTTTAAGtacaagtccgggctttaggtacgcaccactactctACTCTTTTATATACGATCTCGTGGGGCTGCAGGAGGCATGGCCAGACATATCTCggctttgcccccctcccctaaaTGAAATGGATTTGATTAAGCTAGAGTAATTTCCTGAGCACCAACCAGACTTATCATTTACACGGGTATCAAAAGGCCGTTGTGTATTTCAAAAACCCAAATATATTCTGTAAAAGTTCTCCTATACCTTCATCTGCATCAGATTCTTGGAGAGCTTCGGTTTCTCAGTATCGTTTGCCATCTTGGATCCTCGCTCACAAAAGTAGCAGATAATTCGAACAGATGCGAGCGATTgattattttcagtgaaaaatgAAGCGAATAATtaaagaatttgcaaaaaacgtcattgaaatataacatttatATATCTAAGTCCAGTATATAAGtattaaaactttttaaaagaggtagtctttttattgattttattcCGTATGTCGTACTGAGTGGTAGCAAATTATCTGCTAGTTTTATGGTGAAGTTTAGAAGGTGGCGGACGACGTGAAAGTGTCAGGAGGTGTggattttaaaatttgtttgtttttatttatttagatgAAATGCAAAGTTCAGTGGGTTTATGGTGACTTATACTTACCCATAGAAGTAAGTGAAGAAGGGGTTTCTACGTCACAAGATGGGCTACTTTTGTAGGTGAGGGAAGTTAACTCCAGGAATTTATGAGAAGTGTCAGCCACTCCAAACTTTGGTTTATTTTAGCACGTGTGTGACAGTGCAGTGCAGTATATTGAGTTGTGGTAGTTGCCCCAGTGTTTTAGATAAGTTAAGCATTTACGAAGATGTAGTGGTAAAATCTTTGACGTTGTTCATCTGGACTCCaagtggattttttttctcccaGACGCCggccattgtttttttttcttctccagaTTTGCAATTCAATGCCTAGGATTGTTTAGAAATGCAAAGTTCAAACACATTGGCGTGAAAAGTCACTTTGTACTAAATTCTCGTCTTTAACGTTTTCGTTCCTTCCTTTTAATTTAAGCTCAATAAAGTTTCATATTCATTACAATTAGCCATTTCAAGATGAGAATGCATGTGCTgtgacaggaattctgggtaataaATTATGTCAAAAGACTAAAAGGTAAAGGccctgaaaaagaaaacaaaacctgtctGGATACTGCCAAGCTTGCGCAAATCGAAACAACGGTTGAGATGAGGACTGTTTTTGTTtgggggcctttacctttgacatattacctagaattcctgttgctgcACATGCGTCCTGATCCCTGTGAAAGGGCACAGTTGCAGTTTCAAATCAAAGTTGCATGTGCTGTGACAGAAATTGCAGAGAATCTGTttggaaaaaagttcaaaatAGTTCATGTCGATATGTTCAAACTACAAGCATAGCTTTTACTGCCTCTCACTTCTGCATGGGACCTAACTCCTTTGAATCTGCATAAGGAAAAAGGAATCCTGTCGGGATCCAAGTAGTTGTGAGTGGAGTTGAGATTgatccatgttttttttttcagtcctcACAGTCATGACAACAGAGCTGAAATATAGGCAGGAAGAAGGTTGTAGGAGTCAAGAAATTGTTTGGACATCATATTCCGTGCAAGAAAGGAAGTCGTGTGTTCGTTCCTGAGGAAACAACAATCAAAATGGAGATCACAATTTTGAAGGTTTGTTTTTGCACTGCTGACAACTTTTTAGCatacaaaaagtacatgtacatgtataagaactTGGTAAGCAGGTTTGTATTGTTATTATAAAAGTGTCAGTCAACAATGCATACCAATTACTATGTAGTATTCAGTTAAGTAGTATTTCTTTTCTATCAGTAACACATCTACATTTGTAGTTATGTACTCCTTGATTTGTAACAATACTGGTAAGTTACATATCTTGGATAGAATGCTGTTCCCTCAGTGCTGGAGATACATATAAAAGATTCTTTTGTGATTGATAGCCATCAGTTATTTATTATGGCTACTTGAGTTGATCATATACACTTAATTTTTTGCTCCTCCAGGTTGTGAAGGCGGACCATTTCTGGGCCAAGGAGGCCCCTGGGACACAGATGTCGGAGGAGACCAGGCAGTTTGTACAGTTATCCCAGCAGATCAATGACTACTTCAGTATGGATCAGACCATGTGTGTGCCAGCACAGGGACAGGTATGGAATGTTCAGTCATTTGAACAGTTATTATGAATACAATATGGTAGATGCAATAGTATATCAGAGATCTCAGAGATATGTGACTGGAAGTAAGAACACACCAGTATGCATATGCCCCCTTCATTCATTTTCACCATGGTAAAACCCtgattgatatcagccctacggCTTTGGCCATGGCCAACAGTTCTATATGTGAAtcacagtctctgccacataggtcACATCTGGAAgttgactcaggtctgttgcagaatTATTTTCTCAAGATTTGCCTTTCTTCTGCCATGTGTTACCAGTCTGGCTTCTTCTGATCTGATTTTAGCCTAGACAATGTGCATCTCTAGCTGGTTTTGTCATTTACAAGTCCCTCTTGCAGACTCTTACATACTGCTAATATATAACAGTATCGTGAATACAAAATATGTGAGAATATTTAACACCATTACACAGTACACTTATGTTCTGTCAATGCTGTTGTCCCCTCCAGTACTGTGTTGGCAAACGTCCAGAAGACAAGCTGTGGTACAGAGTCCGGGTGAAGACTATCTTACACTCCAAACATGGACCACAGGCTTGGTAAAGATGTAGATCTGCATTGGTCGAACTGTGTTTAAGTACTTTTAGTTACAGcatactggtacatgtaacattctaGCCTTgcatgcatgtgtctgtgtctggTTTTACTACTATTGCATGAGATGATTTGTCAAAGATAGGTCCCACTTATAtgactaagtacatgtatatcttagaTCATATAACAGCATCAGAGGTtccttttttgtgtgcatgtacattttcCATGAACTTTCTCCAACATGTGCCATGGGGCAAAAttgatttgacattttttcttcttttcacttGTTGCAGTTGTTTCCTGCTGGATTATGCAGCAGAGTGCCAAATTCCATGTCATTGGTAAGAAAAAAGGACTAAGTAATATGGCATAATCTCACGTACATTTATATTTAAACGTAATGTGTTGCTTGTAGAAGAGACCCAGATACTAGGTATTGTGGTTTAAGACTTGGCGCCTTTTGTCTTGGATCCTTTTCCTGTAGGACTCTTAACCAAGCCCTCAGAGAATGTAAACTCTAAGTTGCCTTGTCTCTGAATAGTGATAAAAGTTTGAGTAGGTGTTAGGAAGGGCATTCTACTGTAAAAATCCTGCTTCAAACTCAAGACTTGCATGAGATGACTAGGAGGTCAAAGACACAAAACAGCCCCAAGAATATGAGTGACTAACTTCTACCTTTTTGTATTCTTCGATAACACTACTCAGTGCTATGGCGCCAATTCATGTAAGTAATATTGGTACTAAAATGAACACTTAACCAAGTTAGCTCATATTAAGTATCACATAGATATTAGCTACATACCAAAGTCCTTAAAAAAACTATTCCCATCTATGTGTTGTAatttactatacatgtacattctattTTCTTGTTGCCAGGTTGAGAGAAGCCCCACCACGGTTTATGCAGCTTCCCTGGCAGGCTAAGGAGTTCCGTCTGTACGGTCTACAGCCAGTCACGTTAACCACTTCTAAAGAAACCTTCGAAACCACCAAAGAGTATGTACTTGTGTTTATATTAAGGCTCAAAGTACACCTGCATAAGTTGCATTCTAAGGTTGAATAGTACACATACCTGCACTAGACAAATTTCAGTTGGACGACTCAGATTCTAGGAAGTTTGTATCACACTGAATTTTTCATGCAATTCTTTTGCAATTTGTATGGTGTGGATTGGATGCAATAGATACTTGCACATCTCCAAATTCCCCCACACTTACCCACatacatatgcaggtggtattctGAGCCCAGGTTAATGCACAGgcatttatacatacatgtactagtaaacagtttcacaaaaatgtttacttgaaaatgttttgtttggcaTCTCTATGGTCCGCATCCTTACACTGTCTTATTTGTCACAGGGCCTGTAACAGGTATGATACCTCAGCAAACGAGTATGTGGGCAAGCTGGTGAAAGGTAAGCTTGTCGTAATGTCTGGCTTCATGTATTATACAAGACTTTTAAAGCTTCTTTCATGTTACTCTCTAGTAAACTTTGGATTGATGAAAAGTTCTTTGACGTTTGAGTTCAAAGTGTGAAGGTGAATGTAGACCAACATCATAATCTTAAACACCAGGCATCGTATTACTGCTGAATTTTACatgaatttctttttcattttacagGTGATAACCGTctttacaacaaacaaaaatccacATACAGCTTCAAACCTAGAGCTTTCCACTCTTACAAATGAATATGTACAGTGCTATTGTCTCCAAGGTAGAATTGTGTTGTATGTTGAAATGTTTCAGAATCCTCTGCTGGTGCCTATGTGCGTGTCCAGTCTGTGGACAGCGACGGTGTCCATCACGTAAAGCTGTACTTGAGAAGGACCAGTGGCACTGTGTGTGTGAACGATGACCTTGTCTCAAAGGAGTATGCTGTGTACAATGAAGACAAGGAAGGTGAGAGTTTTATCACAACACTAACAGTCTGCGAGGGGATATTTATCATTGTCGATATAgtaatatgttttcttttgcatccagttttcaaaatttcattcatcattttatCCTATATTCATTCAACAGATCATCCAACTTTCATCATTTCATTTAACAGATTCTTTGAATGGTAAAGTGGTATAACAACGGTCTTACATGCTGTATTGCTCTGTATCTAGGTCCTCGCCAAGCAGCAAAGTTGGGGGCAGGAAAGACGAGTAACCTTCTTCATATTATCTTTGTTTCAGTGTTGTGGTCAAGTTAAGATTTGTGTCAACAGGTTTTGTCCATGTTATGTTGGCACCTTCCTTTTCTTACAGTTACAGTGCACCATAACAATTTACTCTAACAAACTGTTTTGCGTTTTAGGAATTGATTTCTATCAGCAGATCTCTTtgtttgtgtattattatttgCTGTTTTAAGAGTCTAAATCTTTGTCATATATTGTTTTATATAGTCAGGAAAACTTAACAGCTGTACGTAATACCGGCCATAAGATTCTTGAAAATTTGTGTGTTGATTACTGCACCAATATCAATAAATAGGAATCCTCTTTAAAATACTAATATACTGTATTTTATCTCTTCATCGTCTtatgtatgatatataataGGTTGGCTAAATATTTTCCATCTCTTACAGTTCAGACAACCCCTGAGATTGTGAGGTCTCTTTCTCCAATGGCAAACGTCCCCAGCTGTCCCCAGCAGGGCGTGTGTCCCCTACCTCCCCCCCCACCTCTGTCACCAGCCCCTAGTGAAGAGTCTTCTCCGCCCAGCGGACTAGCAGCCATGCTGGGTCTGAGTCCATTGAAGGTGACTGAGCCAGTTAAAGCCATCCCAGCTGCCAACACACAACATCAAGTAGATAGAAAAGCAGAACAAGAAGATAGTACAGGAAACAACAGTAGCAGTGCTTTACCAGTTTCTGGTGCTGCTGCGGAACTGTCCAGATTAATATTGAAGTCTCCAGCTGAGAAGAATGGAGAGATTCTAAAGCAGCAGATATCTGTAGGGCATTCAAGGCAGAGTTCTTCTGTGACAACAGGCCCTTCTGTGAGGGCAAAAGAATCTGGGTACAGTTTGCAGCGCAGACAAGGGATGGCAAATGGTGCAGGAACCCTTAAAGAACCTTCACTTAAGCCTGCTGGCAAGAACCTGAGTCCTAGAAGGATGCTCAAGGCAGCCCGTACTTTGCAGCCAAGCTCTGGACGTATCATAGGGAATGGTTGTATTGCTGTGAATCCCGAGTGTTTGAAAGGTAGCAGTCGTCAGGAATCTTCGTGGATTCCCGGTGCAATGAATGACAAATCTCTACAGCCAGTGGTAAGACAGCAGGAGGTCAGAAACAGGCGAAGTTTTCCACCAGATCAGATAAAATCCACTGGACATGAGGGGATCCCAGGAAGTTCCCGATCTGTAGAGAGTAGGCTGAATGCAGCATATTCACAGACGTCGACATTGGGGAAGGAGTGGACACAACTTGTGGATAAAACAAGACCTGTGAGGCAGAGATCATTGTCACCCATTCCTGTTAACGTTGGTACTGTTGGTGGTAATGCAAAAAGTCCTCCCATGCTTGGAAGTAGGGACTTATCAGCAAGTCCTAGAGTATCTCCAGGAAGGACCTCAGCAGCCAGTGATGCCACAAGTAGCCATGCAGTACATACTGCCCACAGAACCAGTGCTGGTATGTCAGGAAGTGATATGCAAAGCACAGGGCTGACTCAAACTGCAGTTTTGGGGAATTCTGCTGGAAGGAATGACATCTCTGGTAGCAAGGCTGATAGCTCAGGTGGTGCAGCAAAGAGTGATGCAAAATCTGAAGGAAGTAGTATATCTGGTGCTGATGGATCCATCTCTGGAGGAGGTGATGAAATGGTGACTCCATCTGTACATACAGGCTACACACCAGCGAGGCTGCCCCGGATCAACCTACATGGGAACCCACTCAGGGATAGGTAGAAGCCATAGTCTGTGTTGATGTTCTAACTTCACCTTGTTAAAAGCTGAGAAAAGCCATCACATACTAATCGTTATATATCCTAGACATGAAACATACCTTAATGTTATGtgatgcttgttttttttacactaaACAGTATTTCACCCGTAAGGTTATGAATATCACTGTAACAACACATGAAAATATTTAGTTGCTAAAGTCAACCAAGACGTCTACACGTTGTTGCTTAGTGTAGTGTATCAGAGCCTGGCACCGTTTGtgtcttttgtacattttggcaAATGTAAGCCAATTGTTGCATCCTGTACAAATTTGTTGCATTTACAGACAATGTAGTTATATTGTGCCCTCATTTTCttcaaagaaatacaaatttgtACAAAGTGTTTGTTGTTCATGTTTGTCTCTGAAGTGTTCTAACACTGTGATGTTACTGTTATACATGTTTGATATTAACACTAACAGATCAGAAGAGTTCAAGACCCACATCTGTTTTGAGTTGTCAATGATATAGCCTCACCTTTAGATCTAATAGTAATAAAGCACCACTAACACATATTCAGTAATAGTCATCACATGCTCAGTTGTGCACCATGCATAGTACTCCAACCTTCGTACCCACCTACCTGAATTAGAACACCACATGTATCCACTTCATTGTCGAAAACAAAGCAATATAGACTGTAGACGCCATAAATGACACATTTGCCAGTGCAGAATATGGGCTGTGTGTCTGCTGAATGGAGAAAGATTAGTGTCTGTTGTAATGTCTTAAGTGTCTGCTCTGTACACAGACAAGTACATGCTCTTAAAGTTTCACCCCGGAGCTGTCTTGAATATTTCCTTTAACTTTTCTTTATTTAAGAGTCTTGTGCTGTAGCTGATGATCTCTGCCACTTTATATAGTTTCATTGCTATTTCTTTGCCACTCCATCTAGTTTCAGAGCTGTTTAAAGCTTTTTAGCCATTTGTTCCTTGgacatatctttttttttcaagcagcAATCAACTTCTTCCCTCTTCTCCCAGCCTTTTCCCTTCACTTTCCTCTGGCTCGGGCGACCTCTCTACAACAGAGCCCTCCGCAAGTGAGGGAGAGGAGTCTCCTGTTCGCAGGAGAAACAAGGTTCCCAGTATCGGGGAGAGGCTGCTGCAGGGGCTGATGCCTCAGAAATGGGAAGAGCCCAGCAGAACACAGGCCCAGTTCACCAGCCATGTAAGTTGTTAGGAAGGCACTACACAGAATGTCCTGTACTTGCACATATCAAGTTTGAAACATTTGATAAAAGTTATAACAGTTGTTTGgtgggctgtctccaggacccctCCCTCCGTctcaggacagaaatttgcttgttgggctGGATATAAATTTCACCATGTTAAAATATCTGAGCTACACGACatgaaatgtataaaaatgtattttgctaGCTTAgaatgacaacaacaaagatCAACAACATTGGCACAATAACAAGAAGTTGGAAAAAATTTGAAGCTGGAGAGAAAAATTTAAATCTCTGATAAACCTGTAATTCAGCTAAGACAGTAATAGACCAATGGCATTTTACTCATGTCACAATGTCCACAGCCCCCCTCTGGGAGTGGGAGACCCTGGTCACTTGCCGGCCATCAGATGTCTGCAGTTGGTCAGTACGGGGATGGTGTGGCAGTGAAGGGGGACATTCCACCCAAACCCTACACCATGTTGGAGAAGACACCTTTCCCAGACTTTATACAACAGGTAGAAATAATGGAATGTACCACTTCTTTGTGTTACTAAGTCAATGGTATGATGACTATACCAGGCCAAAGGCATAATTGATGACAATGAATAAACTACCTAATTACCTATAAGAAAGATAGTAACATATCTTTGAAGTATTGCACTTTCTCTC includes:
- the LOC118417750 gene encoding putative ATP-dependent RNA helicase TDRD12, with the translated sequence MEITILKVVKADHFWAKEAPGTQMSEETRQFVQLSQQINDYFSMDQTMCVPAQGQYCVGKRPEDKLWYRVRVKTILHSKHGPQACCFLLDYAAECQIPCHWLREAPPRFMQLPWQAKEFRLYGLQPVTLTTSKETFETTKEACNRYDTSANEYVGKLVKESSAGAYVRVQSVDSDGVHHVKLYLRRTSGTVCVNDDLVSKEYAVYNEDKEGPRQAAKLGAGKTSNLLHIIFVSVLWSS